One genomic window of Actinoplanes lobatus includes the following:
- a CDS encoding bifunctional [glutamine synthetase] adenylyltransferase/[glutamine synthetase]-adenylyl-L-tyrosine phosphorylase produces MTRPTPRLARYGFADNGARATDLLGPDGLRLWDTEAQAPVDERAAGLLEALSKAADPNLALRQLHRIVESVERRGDDPGELLGALADDHGLRRRLLAVLGASSTLGDLLVANPGEWRTLSTGTSGGPPDADGGLADFTELTVPALRTAYRISLLRIAAADLTGGRGLEPTMAALSRLADETLAAAYAIAVAALPESVAEPRLAVVAMGKCGGNELNYVSDVDVIFVAASDEDLSAGTTIAARIIEIGGQVAWPVDAALRPEGSRGPLVRTLASHQAYYRRWARTWEFQALLKARPAAGDLALAQEWIADLAPLVWHAAERPEAVADVRDMRRKIIDNVPKKELDREIKRGPGGLRDIEFAVQLLQLVHGRVDETLRGGGTLPALRALVAGGYVGREDGETLLRGYRFLRGVEHRLQLQNLRRTHTVPDDPDGLRWLAAALGYTAVPGRHAVEAFRSDWVGHAANVRRLHVKLLYRPLLEAVARVPAEELRMTPESARRRLEILGFADPVAALRHLEALTGGVTRTSAIQRTLLPMLLQDFADAPEPDRGLLSYRQVSDKLGSTPWYLRLLRDGGPVARRLARVLSLSRYATDLLTRDPEALRLLAEDSELQPRPREKLLDGFAAAGDRHTDPVKAIGAVRALRRRELFRLASADILSHGGDLAPDRPLGVDAIGVALSDVTDATLNAALRIARRAKPGPDGLRFAVIGMGRLGGYEMSYPSDADVLFVYEPPAGCPEGEASAAAHAIAEEMRRLLNAPAPDPALGVDADLRPEGRQGPLVRSLQAYRQYYDRWSKVWEAQALLRARFVCGDVELGQRFETLADRMRYPSGGLTREQVVEIRRIKARVETERLPRGADPNTHTKLGRGGLADVEWAVQLTQLRYAHELPGLRRTRTLEALSEADGAGLVSESDAAEMAAGWTLAAQVRNALTLVRGRPTDQLPRHGVELAGAVLLLGGGDPGEFVDRYLRLTRRSRAAMERVLES; encoded by the coding sequence ATGACCAGGCCCACCCCCCGCCTGGCCCGGTACGGGTTCGCCGACAACGGCGCCCGGGCCACCGACCTGCTCGGCCCGGACGGGCTGCGGCTGTGGGACACCGAGGCGCAGGCGCCGGTCGACGAGCGGGCCGCCGGGCTGCTCGAGGCGCTCTCCAAGGCCGCCGACCCGAACCTCGCGCTGCGCCAGCTGCACCGCATCGTCGAGTCGGTGGAGCGGCGCGGCGACGATCCCGGCGAGCTGCTCGGGGCGCTGGCCGACGACCACGGTCTGCGGCGGCGGCTGCTCGCCGTGCTGGGCGCGTCGTCCACCCTCGGCGACCTGCTGGTGGCCAACCCGGGGGAGTGGCGGACGCTGTCCACCGGGACGAGCGGCGGGCCACCGGACGCCGACGGAGGGCTGGCCGACTTCACGGAGCTGACCGTTCCGGCCCTGCGTACCGCGTACCGGATCTCGCTTCTGAGAATCGCGGCAGCCGACCTGACCGGCGGCAGAGGGCTGGAACCCACCATGGCCGCCCTCTCCCGCCTGGCCGATGAGACGCTGGCCGCCGCCTACGCGATCGCGGTGGCCGCCCTGCCGGAGAGCGTGGCGGAGCCGCGTCTCGCGGTCGTCGCGATGGGCAAGTGCGGCGGCAACGAGCTGAACTACGTCTCCGACGTCGACGTGATCTTCGTGGCCGCGAGTGACGAGGACCTGAGCGCCGGCACCACGATCGCCGCCCGGATCATCGAGATCGGCGGCCAGGTGGCCTGGCCGGTGGACGCCGCGCTGCGCCCGGAGGGCAGCCGCGGCCCGCTCGTGCGCACCCTCGCCAGCCATCAGGCCTACTACCGGCGCTGGGCCCGGACGTGGGAGTTCCAGGCGCTGCTCAAGGCCCGTCCGGCGGCCGGCGACCTGGCCCTGGCGCAGGAGTGGATCGCCGATCTGGCGCCGCTGGTCTGGCACGCGGCCGAGCGGCCCGAGGCGGTCGCCGACGTCCGCGACATGCGCCGCAAGATCATCGACAACGTGCCGAAGAAGGAACTGGACCGGGAGATCAAACGCGGTCCGGGCGGGCTGCGTGACATCGAGTTCGCGGTGCAGCTGCTCCAGCTCGTGCACGGCCGGGTGGACGAGACGCTGCGCGGCGGCGGCACGCTCCCGGCGCTGCGCGCCCTGGTCGCCGGCGGCTACGTGGGCCGCGAGGACGGCGAGACGCTGCTGCGCGGCTACCGGTTCCTGCGCGGCGTCGAACATCGACTGCAACTTCAAAATCTTCGGCGTACGCACACCGTGCCGGACGATCCGGACGGGCTTCGCTGGCTCGCGGCCGCCCTGGGGTACACCGCCGTGCCCGGCCGGCACGCCGTCGAGGCCTTCCGGTCCGACTGGGTGGGGCACGCCGCCAACGTCCGCCGCCTGCACGTCAAGCTGCTCTACCGGCCGCTGCTGGAGGCGGTCGCCCGGGTGCCCGCCGAGGAGCTGCGGATGACCCCGGAGTCGGCCCGCCGCCGGCTGGAGATCCTCGGGTTCGCCGACCCGGTCGCCGCGCTACGGCACCTGGAGGCGCTGACCGGCGGCGTCACCCGGACCTCGGCGATCCAGCGCACCCTGCTGCCGATGCTGCTCCAGGACTTCGCCGACGCTCCGGAACCCGACCGTGGCCTGCTCAGCTACCGGCAGGTGTCGGACAAGCTGGGCAGCACGCCGTGGTATCTGCGGCTGCTGCGCGACGGCGGACCGGTGGCCCGTCGCCTGGCCCGGGTGCTGAGCCTCTCCCGGTACGCCACCGACCTGCTCACTCGCGACCCGGAGGCGCTGCGCCTGCTCGCCGAGGACTCTGAGCTCCAGCCCCGGCCGAGGGAGAAGCTGCTGGACGGGTTCGCGGCGGCCGGCGACCGGCACACCGACCCGGTGAAGGCCATCGGCGCGGTCCGCGCGCTGCGCCGCCGGGAGCTGTTCCGGCTGGCCAGCGCGGACATCCTGAGCCACGGCGGCGACCTGGCCCCGGACCGCCCGCTCGGCGTCGACGCCATCGGGGTGGCTCTCTCCGACGTCACCGACGCCACCCTGAACGCGGCGCTCCGGATCGCCCGGCGCGCCAAACCCGGCCCGGACGGGCTGCGGTTCGCGGTCATCGGCATGGGCCGGCTCGGCGGGTACGAGATGAGCTACCCCTCCGACGCCGACGTGCTGTTCGTCTACGAGCCGCCGGCCGGCTGCCCCGAGGGTGAGGCCAGTGCCGCGGCGCACGCCATCGCCGAGGAGATGCGCCGGCTGCTCAACGCCCCCGCCCCCGATCCGGCCCTGGGCGTCGACGCCGACCTGCGCCCGGAGGGCCGGCAGGGCCCGCTGGTGCGCAGCCTCCAGGCCTACCGGCAGTACTACGACCGCTGGTCGAAGGTGTGGGAGGCGCAGGCGCTGCTGCGGGCCCGGTTCGTCTGCGGCGACGTGGAACTGGGGCAGCGGTTCGAGACGCTGGCCGACCGGATGCGCTACCCGTCCGGCGGTCTCACCCGCGAGCAGGTGGTCGAGATCCGCCGGATCAAGGCCCGGGTGGAGACCGAGCGGCTGCCTCGCGGCGCCGACCCGAACACGCACACCAAACTCGGCCGGGGCGGTCTCGCCGACGTCGAGTGGGCGGTCCAGCTCACCCAGCTTCGGTACGCCCACGAGCTGCCCGGGCTACGCCGCACCCGGACCCTGGAGGCGCTGTCCGAGGCCGACGGGGCGGGCCTGGTCAGCGAGTCGGACGCGGCCGAGATGGCGGCCGGCTGGACGCTGGCGGCCCAGGTCCGCAACGCCCTCACCCTGGTCCGTGGCCGCCCCACCGACCAGCTGCCCCGGCACGGGGTCGAGCTGGCGGGCGCGGTGCTCCTGCTGGGCGGCGGCGACCCGGGTGAGTTCGTGGACCGGTACCTACGCTTGACCCGGCGGTCCCGGGCCGCGATGGAGCGGGTGCTGGAGTCCTGA
- a CDS encoding VOC family protein yields the protein MTAVNQIGWFQIGTDQPEAAERFYGELFGWAFADDETAGAAYRIITTPGEGGLQGGLANTEGRGPNHAVFSVVVADTEATCRQAEAAGGKVLVKRTTADGLTLAHLLDPSGNQFQIFTPPAG from the coding sequence ATGACAGCGGTCAACCAGATCGGCTGGTTCCAGATCGGCACCGACCAACCGGAGGCGGCCGAGCGGTTCTACGGCGAGCTGTTCGGATGGGCGTTCGCCGACGACGAGACGGCCGGCGCCGCCTACCGGATCATCACCACGCCGGGTGAGGGCGGCCTCCAGGGCGGACTCGCGAACACCGAGGGCCGGGGCCCGAACCACGCGGTCTTCTCGGTGGTGGTGGCCGACACCGAGGCCACCTGCCGGCAGGCCGAGGCGGCCGGCGGCAAGGTGCTGGTCAAGCGCACCACGGCGGACGGGCTGACCCTCGCCCACCTGCTCGACCCGTCGGGCAACCAGTTCCAGATCTTCACCCCGCCCGCGGGCTGA
- a CDS encoding glutamine synthetase family protein — MDRQQEFVLRTLEERDIRFVRLWFTDVLGTLKSVSVAPAELESAFEEGIGIDGSAIEGFARVYESDMIAMPDPTTFQVFPFEGGSSGESARMFCDILMPDGSAAWADPRHVLRRALAKAAEKGFTFYTHPEVEFFLIQDGANDGSVPIPVDSGGYFDHTTHAVARDFRRQAVLALERIGISVEFSHHEVAPGQQEIDLRYADALTTADNIMTFRHVVKEVALSQGVKATFMPKPYTDQPGSGMHTHLSLMEGERNAFFDSEDPQRLSKTARAFIAGLLVHAREYTAITNQWVNSYKRLFPLQLPDRITESPAFVSWGHLNRSALVRVPAFGKPSSARVEVRSIDSAANPYLAFAVMLGAGLKGIEEGYELPPGAEDDVWSLSPAERKAAGYDALPENLSEAIEVMAGSELVAEVLGEHVFDFFLRNKRQEWEQFRREVTPYERQRYLGAL; from the coding sequence GTGGACCGACAGCAGGAGTTCGTGCTTCGCACGCTCGAGGAGCGCGACATCCGTTTCGTCCGGCTCTGGTTCACCGATGTGCTGGGCACGCTGAAGAGCGTGTCGGTGGCTCCGGCCGAGCTCGAGTCCGCCTTCGAGGAGGGCATCGGCATCGACGGCTCGGCGATCGAGGGCTTCGCCCGGGTCTACGAGTCCGACATGATCGCCATGCCGGACCCCACCACGTTCCAGGTCTTCCCGTTCGAGGGCGGCTCCAGCGGCGAGAGCGCCCGGATGTTCTGCGACATCCTCATGCCGGACGGCAGCGCCGCCTGGGCCGACCCGCGCCACGTGCTGCGCCGCGCCCTGGCCAAGGCCGCCGAGAAGGGCTTCACCTTCTACACCCACCCCGAGGTCGAGTTCTTCCTGATCCAGGACGGGGCGAACGACGGCTCGGTGCCGATCCCGGTGGACAGCGGCGGCTACTTCGACCACACCACCCACGCGGTGGCCCGCGACTTCCGCCGCCAGGCCGTGCTGGCCCTGGAGCGGATCGGCATCTCGGTCGAGTTCAGCCACCACGAGGTCGCGCCCGGCCAGCAGGAGATCGATCTCCGGTACGCGGACGCGCTCACCACGGCCGACAACATCATGACGTTCCGGCACGTGGTCAAGGAGGTGGCGCTGTCGCAGGGCGTCAAGGCCACCTTCATGCCGAAGCCGTACACCGATCAGCCCGGCTCCGGCATGCACACCCACCTGTCGCTGATGGAGGGCGAGCGCAACGCCTTCTTCGACAGCGAGGACCCGCAGCGGCTGTCCAAGACGGCGCGCGCGTTCATCGCCGGTCTGCTGGTGCACGCCCGGGAGTACACCGCCATCACCAACCAGTGGGTGAACTCCTACAAGCGGCTCTTCCCGCTCCAGCTGCCGGACCGGATCACCGAGTCCCCGGCGTTCGTGAGCTGGGGTCACCTGAACCGGTCGGCGCTGGTCCGGGTGCCGGCGTTCGGCAAGCCCAGCTCGGCCCGGGTCGAGGTGCGGTCGATCGACTCCGCCGCGAACCCGTACCTGGCCTTCGCGGTCATGCTCGGCGCCGGCCTCAAGGGCATCGAGGAGGGGTATGAGCTGCCCCCCGGCGCCGAGGACGACGTCTGGTCGCTGTCGCCGGCCGAGCGCAAGGCCGCCGGGTACGACGCCCTTCCGGAGAACCTGTCCGAGGCGATCGAGGTGATGGCCGGCTCCGAGCTGGTCGCCGAGGTGCTCGGCGAGCACGTCTTCGACTTCTTTTTGCGTAACAAGCGCCAGGAGTGGGAGCAGTTCCGCCGCGAGGTCACGCCGTACGAGCGTCAGCGGTACCTGGGCGCCCTCTGA
- a CDS encoding low temperature requirement protein A, protein MTTSESAGIRVSTLELFFDLVFVFTVTQLADALAHDLSPRGLIDATLILTVVWWMYSGYAWLTNAVAPTTTTRRTLLLAGMAGFLVMALAIPEAFGAYGWIFGVSYLLVNVVHSVLFLQAGPAAVRMMRTLGPLNLLAAALVLAGGLLPEPWRHLCWIAAPLVQITAGYVHPAEMHSISAGHFAERHSLVMIIAIGESIIAIGLGFREVHLDGGAILVAVLALGIAYYLWWCYFAGDDKRAEHVLAGMSDPLRRARLALNAWGYGHVPMLLGIVVTAVGIKKTVGHAFEPLHWGPAFALSGGVALYLLGHAAFLRLLRLSGVWHRVAGAALVLAVTPLGHLVAMAQLAAIPLIMAAGAIAEDLPRIRRLGMTEAIGDFGRNAG, encoded by the coding sequence ATGACGACGAGCGAGTCCGCCGGCATCCGTGTGTCCACACTGGAGTTGTTCTTCGATCTGGTCTTCGTCTTCACCGTCACCCAGCTCGCCGACGCGCTCGCCCACGATCTGTCGCCGCGCGGCCTGATCGACGCCACCCTGATCCTGACCGTCGTCTGGTGGATGTACTCGGGATATGCCTGGCTCACCAACGCGGTGGCGCCGACCACCACCACCCGGCGCACCCTGCTGCTCGCCGGGATGGCCGGGTTCCTGGTGATGGCGCTGGCCATCCCGGAGGCGTTCGGGGCGTACGGCTGGATCTTCGGGGTCAGCTACCTGCTGGTGAACGTGGTCCACTCGGTACTGTTCCTGCAAGCGGGCCCGGCGGCGGTCCGGATGATGCGCACGCTCGGCCCGCTCAACCTGCTGGCCGCCGCCCTGGTGCTGGCCGGTGGTCTGCTGCCGGAGCCGTGGCGGCACCTGTGCTGGATCGCCGCGCCGCTGGTGCAGATCACGGCGGGTTACGTGCATCCGGCCGAGATGCACTCGATCTCCGCGGGCCACTTCGCCGAACGCCACAGCCTCGTCATGATCATCGCGATCGGTGAGTCGATCATCGCGATCGGGCTGGGCTTCCGGGAGGTGCACCTGGACGGTGGCGCGATCCTGGTCGCGGTCCTCGCCCTGGGCATCGCCTACTACCTGTGGTGGTGCTACTTCGCGGGCGACGACAAGCGGGCCGAGCACGTGCTGGCCGGCATGTCCGACCCGCTGCGCCGGGCCCGGCTGGCACTGAACGCCTGGGGCTACGGGCACGTGCCGATGCTGCTCGGCATCGTGGTCACGGCGGTCGGCATCAAGAAGACGGTGGGGCACGCGTTCGAGCCGCTGCACTGGGGGCCGGCCTTCGCGCTGAGCGGCGGCGTGGCCCTCTACCTGCTGGGGCACGCCGCCTTCCTGCGGCTGCTGCGGCTGTCCGGGGTGTGGCACCGGGTGGCCGGGGCCGCGCTGGTGCTCGCGGTGACACCGCTCGGCCATCTGGTCGCGATGGCGCAGCTGGCCGCGATCCCGCTGATCATGGCGGCCGGGGCGATCGCGGAGGATCTGCCCCGGATCCGTCGTCTGGGCATGACCGAAGCCATCGGTGACTTCGGCCGGAACGCGGGCTAG
- a CDS encoding MarR family winged helix-turn-helix transcriptional regulator: MSEPVEDPLALEQQVCFALSVAARSVVAIYRPLLEPMGLTHPQYLVMLALWQHAPLSVRRLSELLQLDPGTLSPLLKRLEAIGYLRRERDRADERSLAITLTARGRELRAEAERIPPAVVERLGMPIEDLRQVHAALTRVIVAATG; the protein is encoded by the coding sequence ATGAGCGAACCCGTGGAAGACCCGTTGGCGCTGGAGCAGCAGGTCTGCTTCGCGCTGTCGGTGGCCGCCCGCAGTGTCGTGGCGATCTACCGCCCGCTGCTGGAGCCGATGGGCCTGACCCATCCTCAGTACCTGGTGATGCTCGCCCTCTGGCAGCACGCCCCGCTCTCCGTACGCCGTCTCAGCGAGCTGCTGCAACTCGACCCGGGCACGCTGTCCCCGCTGCTCAAGCGGCTGGAGGCGATCGGCTACCTGCGGCGTGAGCGGGACCGCGCCGACGAGCGCAGCCTGGCGATCACACTGACCGCGCGGGGCCGGGAGCTGCGGGCCGAGGCGGAGCGGATCCCGCCCGCGGTGGTCGAGCGGCTCGGCATGCCGATCGAGGACCTTCGTCAGGTGCATGCCGCACTGACAAGAGTGATTGTGGCCGCGACCGGCTGA
- a CDS encoding helix-turn-helix transcriptional regulator: MNRTDRLYALVEELRAVAPRPRSARWLAERFEVSVRTVERDISALQQSGTPVYAETGRTGGYCLDRSHTLPPVNLTPEEAVAMALALRSMGGTPFRQPAASALRKLVAAMRPEDVAAARALAGRIHLAGDPPPSPVPRLAGRAVGVDRVLRIGYSDRHGAVTEREVEPLGYAGIGDRWYLIAWCRLRDAVRVFRPDRITTATPTREVVRHRPLSETGLDIPHHLSPFSLTGDLSPRAG; the protein is encoded by the coding sequence GTGAACCGAACGGATCGGCTGTACGCGCTCGTCGAGGAGCTGCGGGCGGTGGCGCCCCGCCCGCGCAGCGCCCGCTGGCTGGCGGAGCGCTTCGAGGTGAGCGTGCGCACGGTGGAGCGCGACATCTCGGCCCTCCAGCAGTCCGGCACCCCGGTCTACGCCGAGACCGGCCGCACCGGGGGCTACTGCCTGGACCGCTCGCACACGCTGCCCCCGGTCAACCTGACTCCGGAGGAGGCGGTCGCCATGGCCCTCGCCCTGCGCTCGATGGGCGGGACGCCGTTCCGGCAGCCCGCCGCGAGCGCGCTGCGCAAACTGGTCGCCGCCATGCGCCCGGAGGACGTGGCTGCCGCGCGCGCCCTGGCCGGGCGGATCCACCTGGCCGGCGACCCGCCACCGTCCCCGGTGCCACGGCTGGCCGGCCGGGCCGTCGGCGTGGACCGGGTGCTCCGGATCGGCTATTCCGACCGTCACGGCGCCGTGACCGAGCGGGAGGTGGAGCCGCTCGGTTACGCGGGCATCGGCGACCGCTGGTATCTGATCGCCTGGTGCCGGCTGCGGGACGCGGTGCGGGTGTTCCGGCCGGACCGGATCACCACGGCGACACCGACCCGGGAGGTGGTGCGGCACCGGCCGCTCAGCGAGACCGGCCTGGACATCCCGCACCACCTGTCCCCGTTCAGCCTGACCGGCGATCTCAGCCCGCGGGCGGGGTGA
- a CDS encoding type 1 glutamine amidotransferase gives MATALVIENDPSDDPRRLGDWLTEAGLELTVLRPHAGDRLPETLDGYLALIVLGGEQNAYSSADGTPGAPWFPALEGLLRKAVRHRVPTLGVCLGGQLLAIAHGGHVERGTAGPEIGPGLVGKRDAADKDPLFKWVPLLPDVTQWHRDEITELPLNATLLAASSRYPHQAFRIGDRAWGLQFHIECDADMIADWVRDDSDTLAELGYDPEAVVLATAASLADVEEVWQPFAVRFASLALGTLPDADIPNQVVGRTLPLLGQ, from the coding sequence GTGGCCACCGCACTAGTCATCGAGAACGACCCCAGTGACGACCCCCGGCGCCTCGGCGACTGGCTGACCGAAGCCGGCCTGGAGCTGACCGTGCTCCGGCCGCACGCCGGTGACCGGCTTCCCGAGACGCTCGACGGCTATCTCGCCCTGATCGTGCTGGGCGGCGAGCAGAACGCGTATTCGTCGGCCGACGGCACCCCCGGCGCCCCATGGTTCCCGGCCCTGGAGGGGCTGCTGCGCAAGGCGGTCCGGCACCGGGTGCCGACCCTCGGCGTGTGCCTCGGCGGGCAGTTGCTGGCCATCGCGCACGGCGGCCACGTCGAGCGCGGCACGGCCGGGCCGGAGATCGGTCCCGGGCTGGTCGGCAAGCGCGACGCCGCCGACAAGGACCCGCTGTTCAAGTGGGTGCCGCTGCTGCCCGACGTGACCCAGTGGCACCGTGACGAGATCACCGAGCTGCCGCTGAACGCGACCCTGCTGGCCGCCTCCTCCCGCTACCCGCACCAGGCGTTCCGGATCGGCGACCGGGCCTGGGGTCTCCAGTTCCACATCGAGTGCGACGCCGACATGATCGCCGACTGGGTGCGCGACGACAGCGACACCCTGGCCGAGCTCGGCTACGACCCGGAGGCCGTGGTGCTGGCCACCGCCGCGTCGCTCGCCGACGTGGAGGAGGTGTGGCAGCCGTTCGCGGTCCGCTTCGCCTCCCTGGCGCTCGGCACCCTGCCCGACGCCGACATCCCGAACCAGGTCGTCGGCCGGACCCTGCCACTGCTGGGGCAGTGA
- a CDS encoding NAD+ synthase yields MPTLRIALAQVNSTVGDISGNAAAVRRWTREAAGAGAHLVAFPEMMLTGYPIEDLVFRNSFVEASRRALRSLAADLAADGLGEVAVVVGYVDADGPAAISSDAEPGVGRRDASALLHRGEVVATYYKHHLPNYGVFDEDRYFEPGDTLTVVRLGGVDVALTVCEDIWQAGGPFTAARRAAVGLVVNINASPYELNKDDVRLALVQRRAVEAGATVAFVNMVGGQDELVFDGDSMIVSAEGELLARTGQFVEELLVHDLDLPRAADGPPAPEHGDGMRIGRREVALKTDIPHQRRSGGIAGRIEDAAEIWSALVLGLRDYVDKNRFRSVILGLSGGIDSAVVAAIAVDALGPERVVGVSLPSGYSSDHSRDDAADLAKRTGLDYRTEPIQAMVDGFLANMSLSGLAVENLQARVRGVILMALSNQEGHLVLTTGNKSELAVGYSTLYGDSVGGFNPLKDVPKTMVWQLARWRNTQPGTPPIPENSITKAPSAELRPGQKDSDSLPDYEILDPIIKGYVDRDLGRDELIAAGNDPALVDRTLRMIDLAEYKRRQSAPGTKISGKAFGRDRRLPITNLFREGS; encoded by the coding sequence ATGCCCACGCTGCGCATCGCCCTCGCTCAGGTGAACTCGACAGTCGGTGACATCTCCGGAAACGCGGCCGCGGTGCGCCGCTGGACACGGGAGGCGGCCGGCGCCGGCGCGCACCTGGTGGCGTTCCCGGAGATGATGCTGACCGGCTACCCCATCGAGGACCTGGTCTTCCGGAACTCGTTCGTGGAGGCCTCCCGGCGGGCGCTGCGATCGCTGGCCGCCGACCTCGCCGCCGACGGGCTGGGCGAGGTGGCCGTCGTGGTCGGCTACGTGGACGCCGACGGCCCGGCCGCGATCAGCTCCGACGCCGAGCCCGGCGTGGGCCGGCGGGACGCGTCCGCGCTGCTGCACCGCGGCGAGGTGGTGGCCACCTACTACAAGCACCACCTGCCCAACTACGGCGTCTTCGACGAGGACCGGTATTTCGAACCCGGCGACACGCTCACCGTGGTCCGGCTCGGCGGGGTGGACGTGGCGCTCACCGTCTGCGAGGACATCTGGCAGGCCGGCGGGCCGTTCACCGCGGCACGGCGGGCCGCCGTCGGGCTGGTCGTCAACATCAACGCCTCGCCGTACGAGCTGAACAAGGACGACGTCCGGCTCGCGCTGGTCCAGCGGCGGGCGGTCGAGGCGGGCGCCACGGTCGCGTTCGTGAACATGGTCGGCGGGCAGGACGAGCTGGTCTTCGACGGCGACTCGATGATCGTGTCCGCGGAGGGGGAGCTGCTCGCCCGTACCGGTCAGTTCGTCGAGGAGCTGTTGGTCCACGACCTGGACCTTCCGCGGGCGGCCGATGGGCCGCCGGCCCCGGAGCACGGCGACGGGATGCGGATCGGCCGCCGGGAGGTCGCCCTCAAGACGGACATTCCGCACCAACGTCGCAGCGGCGGCATCGCCGGCCGGATCGAGGACGCGGCCGAGATCTGGTCCGCCCTGGTCCTGGGCCTGCGCGACTACGTCGACAAGAACCGCTTCCGCTCGGTGATCCTCGGCCTCTCCGGCGGCATCGACTCCGCGGTGGTCGCCGCCATCGCCGTCGACGCCCTCGGCCCGGAGCGGGTGGTCGGCGTCTCACTGCCCAGCGGCTACTCGTCGGACCATTCCCGCGACGACGCCGCTGACCTCGCCAAGCGCACCGGCCTCGACTACCGCACCGAGCCCATCCAGGCGATGGTCGACGGCTTCCTGGCGAACATGTCGCTCTCCGGCCTCGCGGTGGAGAACCTCCAGGCCCGGGTCCGCGGCGTGATCCTGATGGCGCTCTCCAACCAGGAGGGCCACCTGGTCCTGACCACCGGGAACAAGAGCGAACTGGCGGTCGGCTACTCGACCCTCTACGGCGATTCGGTCGGCGGGTTCAATCCGCTCAAGGATGTGCCGAAGACCATGGTGTGGCAGCTCGCACGATGGCGGAACACCCAGCCCGGCACGCCCCCGATCCCGGAGAACTCGATCACCAAGGCGCCGAGCGCCGAGCTGCGCCCCGGCCAGAAGGACTCCGACTCGCTGCCCGACTACGAGATCCTCGATCCGATCATCAAAGGGTACGTGGACCGCGACCTGGGCCGCGACGAGCTGATCGCGGCCGGCAACGACCCGGCCCTGGTCGACCGGACACTCCGCATGATCGACCTCGCGGAGTACAAACGGCGCCAGTCCGCCCCCGGCACCAAGATCTCCGGAAAGGCGTTCGGCCGTGATCGTCGCCTACCTATTACCAACCTGTTTCGCGAGGGCAGCTGA
- a CDS encoding RNA polymerase sigma factor, producing MVASEDLDAVVSAAQAGDEEAFRRLYRAQQPALVRYLRVLVGDDAEDVASESWLQIARDLRKFSGDWDGFRGWTATIARHRAMDLLRAQRRRPQASVPVEFLAEMSAGDDTADRALELVTTDDAVALIASLPPEMAEAVMLRVVVGLDATSTGQILGRRAGAVRTAAYRGLRQLAAKLAQRDPRHPPEPPRSPSRKPAVTTSAAPALKEMR from the coding sequence ATGGTGGCATCGGAAGACCTCGACGCCGTCGTCTCCGCGGCGCAGGCCGGTGACGAAGAGGCGTTCCGCCGGCTCTACCGGGCCCAGCAACCGGCGCTGGTGCGCTACCTCCGGGTGCTGGTCGGCGACGACGCCGAGGACGTCGCCTCCGAGTCGTGGTTGCAGATCGCCCGGGACCTGCGGAAGTTCTCCGGCGACTGGGACGGGTTCCGGGGCTGGACCGCGACGATCGCCCGGCACCGGGCCATGGATCTGCTGCGGGCCCAGCGACGCCGGCCGCAGGCCAGTGTCCCGGTCGAGTTCCTGGCCGAGATGAGCGCCGGCGACGACACCGCCGACCGGGCCCTGGAGCTGGTCACCACCGACGACGCGGTGGCCCTGATCGCGTCGCTGCCGCCGGAGATGGCCGAGGCGGTGATGCTGCGGGTGGTCGTCGGGCTGGACGCCACGAGCACCGGCCAGATCCTCGGGCGCCGGGCCGGGGCGGTCCGGACCGCCGCGTACCGGGGGCTGCGCCAGCTCGCCGCCAAGCTCGCCCAGCGGGACCCACGACACCCACCCGAACCACCCCGATCCCCCTCCCGGAAACCCGCTGTGACGACTTCGGCAGCCCCGGCGCTGAAGGAGATGAGATGA
- a CDS encoding DUF350 domain-containing protein has translation MLEELLEGAGRSIVFGLIGIGLMAVGFVLIDVLTPGKLRDLIWVEKNPNAALLLASNQLGIAAIVFTSIFTTWDSFGEGLASTALFGLVGIGIMGLAFLVLDWLTPGKLGEVICTQEKHPGALVSAASHFGAAVIVCACIA, from the coding sequence GTGCTGGAGGAACTGCTCGAGGGTGCTGGGCGCAGCATAGTGTTCGGGCTCATCGGCATCGGGTTGATGGCGGTCGGGTTCGTGTTGATCGATGTGCTCACGCCGGGCAAGCTGCGCGACCTGATCTGGGTGGAGAAGAACCCGAACGCCGCGCTGCTGCTGGCCTCGAATCAGCTCGGCATCGCCGCCATCGTCTTCACCTCGATCTTCACCACCTGGGACTCGTTCGGTGAGGGGCTGGCCTCGACCGCGCTGTTCGGCCTGGTCGGCATCGGCATCATGGGCCTGGCCTTCCTGGTGCTGGACTGGCTGACCCCGGGCAAGCTGGGCGAGGTCATCTGCACCCAGGAGAAGCACCCGGGGGCGCTGGTCAGCGCCGCGTCGCACTTCGGCGCCGCGGTCATCGTCTGCGCCTGCATCGCCTGA